A genomic region of Thermodesulfovibrio aggregans contains the following coding sequences:
- a CDS encoding YebC/PmpR family DNA-binding transcriptional regulator: MAGHSKWAQIKHKKAQVDAKKGKIFTKLVREISVAARLGGGDPEKNPRLRVAIEKAREVNMPMDNIKRAIMKGTGELGGAAYEEVVYEGYGPGGVALLIEAMTDNKNRTVSEIRHILSKHGGSLGESGCVSWIFEKKGYILVDKKTIDEDTLLSVALEAGVEDVKNDPKEENYEIIVSPENLRDVKGRLEEAGINVALAEVTMLPKNYISIEGEDAEKMLKLMDALEDHDDVQNVYANFDIPDEAMSKA; the protein is encoded by the coding sequence GTGGCAGGTCATTCCAAATGGGCACAAATCAAGCATAAAAAAGCTCAAGTAGATGCTAAAAAGGGAAAAATCTTTACAAAGCTTGTAAGAGAAATCTCGGTAGCTGCACGTCTTGGTGGAGGCGATCCCGAAAAAAATCCTCGCTTAAGAGTAGCTATTGAAAAGGCAAGAGAAGTTAATATGCCTATGGATAATATAAAAAGAGCAATAATGAAAGGCACAGGAGAGCTTGGAGGTGCTGCATATGAAGAGGTGGTTTATGAAGGCTATGGTCCTGGAGGAGTGGCACTTTTAATTGAAGCAATGACGGACAATAAAAATAGAACTGTGTCTGAAATAAGGCATATTCTTTCAAAACATGGTGGAAGTCTTGGTGAGTCTGGATGTGTTTCATGGATTTTTGAGAAAAAAGGATATATACTTGTTGATAAAAAAACCATAGATGAAGATACTCTTTTATCAGTTGCTCTTGAGGCAGGTGTTGAAGATGTTAAAAATGATCCAAAAGAGGAAAACTATGAAATAATTGTCTCACCGGAGAATCTAAGAGATGTAAAGGGTCGTCTTGAAGAGGCTGGTATAAATGTTGCTTTAGCAGAGGTTACGATGTTGCCTAAAAATTACATTTCCATTGAAGGAGAAGATGCAGAAAAGATGTTAAAACTTATGGATGCATTGGAAGATCATGATGATGTGCAAAATGTTTATGCAAACTTTGACATTCCAGATGAGGCAATGAGTAAGGCATAA
- a CDS encoding DUF502 domain-containing protein: MEPSIRLTFKRKFIAGLIVTIPIAISIFILIQLFKIIDGFLGPIYDYIFGRHIAGLGFITALVLVFVIGVISTNVFGKKLLDQIEKLLFLKIPVFKSLYSSLKQLIDAFSPENKTSFQKFVIVEYPRKGSFVFGFQTKECVLEENGREKKLIAVYIPTNNLYLGEVVLFDEESVIHTNVPIQEGIKIILSGGIAAPQIIRGDK; this comes from the coding sequence ATGGAACCATCTATTAGACTAACTTTTAAGAGAAAATTTATTGCAGGTCTAATAGTAACAATCCCTATAGCAATAAGTATCTTTATACTTATCCAGCTTTTTAAAATTATAGATGGTTTTTTGGGACCAATATATGACTATATCTTTGGTAGACATATTGCCGGATTAGGATTTATTACGGCACTTGTACTAGTTTTTGTAATAGGTGTTATATCAACCAATGTATTTGGTAAAAAACTTTTGGATCAGATTGAGAAATTGCTCTTTTTAAAAATTCCTGTTTTTAAAAGTCTCTATTCTTCATTGAAACAGCTAATAGATGCTTTTTCCCCTGAAAATAAGACTTCTTTTCAGAAGTTTGTGATTGTAGAGTATCCAAGAAAGGGTAGTTTTGTTTTTGGATTTCAGACAAAGGAATGTGTTTTAGAAGAAAATGGTAGAGAAAAAAAGCTTATTGCAGTCTACATTCCTACAAATAATTTATATTTGGGAGAAGTAGTACTTTTTGATGAAGAAAGTGTTATTCACACTAATGTTCCAATTCAGGAGGGAATAAAAATTATTCTTTCTGGTGGAATAGCAGCACCCCAGATAATAAGAGGTGATAAATAG
- the glmU gene encoding bifunctional UDP-N-acetylglucosamine diphosphorylase/glucosamine-1-phosphate N-acetyltransferase GlmU: MILAAGLGTRMKSKLPKVLHRIFDKPIIDYVIDSAKELDPSSVFVVVNPSLNEVIEHLKNKNVKTVFQDEPKGTAHALGVALPHLESEKVLVLNGDTPLIKSDTLLNFVKVFDENSIDMAVLSFYPKREHSYGRIIRNSKGEVEKIVEITDYSELQSDEANSGVYLIKREVLELIKEIRENPRKGEFYLTDIVEIARAKGYKVDAYCMAEEDELIGINTREELSFAMKYLRDRVVKELMSKGVTFYDPDSVWISPSVKIGQDTVIYPNVLLEGDTKIGHSCVIYQGVRIRNSIIEDRVQIKDCTVIEGSNIKSGSTIGPFAHIRPESVIGKECRIGNFVEVKKSVIGDSTKAAHLSYIGDAEVGNNVNIGAGTITCNYDGKKKHKTIIEDEVFIGSDTQLVAPVRVGKGAYIGAGSTITKDVPEDALAISRTPQRNIEGWAKKKREE; encoded by the coding sequence GTGATTTTGGCAGCAGGATTGGGAACTCGAATGAAGTCCAAGCTGCCAAAGGTGCTTCACAGGATTTTTGATAAGCCAATCATAGATTATGTTATAGATTCTGCTAAAGAGTTAGACCCTTCCAGTGTATTTGTGGTTGTTAATCCTTCTTTAAATGAAGTTATAGAGCATTTAAAAAATAAAAATGTGAAGACAGTTTTTCAGGATGAACCTAAAGGGACAGCTCATGCTTTAGGAGTTGCTTTACCCCATTTAGAGAGTGAAAAAGTGCTTGTTCTCAATGGTGATACACCTTTAATAAAAAGTGATACACTTCTTAATTTTGTAAAAGTTTTTGATGAAAACTCTATTGATATGGCAGTTCTTTCCTTTTATCCTAAGAGAGAACACTCTTATGGAAGAATTATAAGAAACTCTAAGGGAGAGGTGGAAAAAATTGTTGAAATAACTGATTACTCTGAACTTCAGTCAGATGAAGCAAACAGTGGAGTTTATCTTATTAAAAGAGAAGTTTTGGAGTTGATTAAAGAGATTAGAGAAAATCCCCGTAAAGGAGAGTTTTATTTAACTGATATTGTAGAGATAGCCAGGGCTAAAGGATATAAGGTAGATGCGTACTGCATGGCAGAAGAAGATGAGTTAATAGGAATTAACACTCGTGAGGAACTTTCATTTGCAATGAAGTACTTAAGAGATAGAGTTGTTAAGGAATTGATGTCAAAGGGTGTTACCTTTTATGATCCAGACTCTGTCTGGATATCTCCTTCTGTTAAAATCGGGCAGGATACAGTAATTTATCCTAATGTTTTACTTGAAGGAGATACCAAAATAGGACACAGTTGCGTTATCTATCAGGGAGTAAGAATCCGTAACAGCATAATTGAGGACAGAGTTCAGATAAAGGATTGTACAGTTATTGAAGGTTCAAATATAAAATCAGGTTCAACAATAGGTCCTTTTGCCCATATAAGACCTGAAAGCGTGATTGGGAAAGAATGTAGAATTGGCAATTTTGTAGAGGTTAAAAAATCAGTTATCGGAGATTCAACAAAAGCTGCTCATCTTAGTTATATTGGCGATGCAGAAGTAGGTAATAATGTAAACATCGGAGCAGGTACTATTACCTGCAATTACGATGGCAAAAAGAAGCATAAAACTATTATAGAAGATGAAGTATTTATAGGAAGTGACACCCAGCTTGTGGCACCAGTAAGAGTTGGGAAAGGTGCATACATAGGTGCAGGCTCTACAATTACAAAAGATGTTCCAGAAGATGCTCTTGCAATTTCAAGAACACCCCAGAGAAATATTGAAGGTTGGGCAAAGAAAAAGAGGGAGGAGTAA
- the glmS gene encoding glutamine--fructose-6-phosphate transaminase (isomerizing), whose protein sequence is MCGIIGYIGDKRAVEIVLDGLKRLEYRGYDSAGIAYFVDGRIKVVKCKGKIKNLEQLLEHENHQVLNSNQKPFVAIGHTRWATHGKPSDVNAHPHCSGGIALVHNGIIENYSELKRELMQEGFKFTSETDTEVIAHLINKYRADLSLEEAVREAVKRLRGSYAVVVIDEKEPDKIIGVRMESPLVVGVMDDEKFIASDVPAFLNHCNRVIFLDDGEIIVLRKDDFKIFDLQGKEKKKKPQTITWTASMAEKGGYKHFMLKEIHEQPRSIADTIRGRVLPDGSRIVYKEIGISYEELALTKKIYLVACGTSYHACLIGKYMIERIARIPVEVDIASEFRYREVPFERDSLFIAITQSGETADTLAALRYAKKSGVKTLTICNVVGSTASREADGVFYTHSGPEIGVASTKAFTSQIVALYIFTFALSKAKRANPADINEIFLSKLFHLPTMAEKALKLEDKIHQLAKEVYKKPNFLYLGRGLNYPVALEGALKLKEISYIHAEGYAAGEMKHGPIALVEEGFPVVFIVSDDLYLEKTLSNMEEIKARDGFIITISSSKEEKLKKLSDRFIYVEGINSYLNTVLFSIPLQLLAYHVAILRGCDVDQPRNLAKSVTVE, encoded by the coding sequence ATGTGTGGCATAATTGGTTATATAGGAGATAAAAGGGCTGTTGAGATAGTGCTTGATGGACTAAAAAGGCTTGAATACAGAGGTTATGACTCAGCAGGAATAGCCTACTTTGTTGATGGCAGAATAAAAGTTGTAAAATGCAAAGGAAAGATTAAAAATCTTGAACAACTTCTGGAACATGAGAATCATCAAGTTTTAAATTCCAATCAGAAACCCTTTGTTGCAATAGGTCATACAAGATGGGCAACCCATGGTAAACCTTCAGATGTAAATGCCCATCCTCATTGCTCAGGTGGAATTGCTCTGGTTCACAATGGAATTATTGAAAACTATTCTGAACTTAAAAGAGAGCTAATGCAAGAAGGATTTAAATTTACCTCTGAGACTGATACAGAAGTTATTGCCCACCTGATAAATAAATATAGAGCTGACCTAAGTCTTGAGGAAGCAGTAAGAGAGGCAGTTAAAAGACTTAGAGGTTCCTATGCAGTGGTAGTAATTGACGAAAAAGAGCCTGATAAGATTATCGGGGTAAGAATGGAAAGTCCTCTTGTTGTTGGAGTGATGGATGATGAAAAATTCATCGCATCTGATGTACCAGCTTTCCTTAATCACTGTAACAGAGTAATTTTTCTTGATGACGGTGAAATAATTGTCTTAAGAAAGGATGATTTTAAAATATTTGATTTACAAGGCAAAGAGAAGAAGAAAAAGCCCCAAACTATTACATGGACAGCTTCAATGGCTGAAAAAGGTGGATACAAACACTTTATGCTTAAAGAAATACATGAGCAACCAAGATCCATTGCAGATACAATAAGAGGAAGAGTTCTTCCCGATGGTTCAAGAATAGTCTATAAAGAAATTGGGATTAGCTATGAAGAACTTGCCCTTACAAAAAAGATATATCTTGTTGCCTGCGGCACTTCCTATCATGCCTGTCTAATCGGTAAATACATGATTGAGAGAATAGCAAGAATACCTGTTGAGGTTGATATTGCCTCTGAATTTAGATATAGAGAAGTTCCTTTTGAGAGAGACTCTCTCTTTATAGCCATAACCCAGTCTGGAGAAACAGCAGATACTCTTGCAGCACTCAGGTATGCTAAAAAATCGGGAGTAAAAACCCTTACTATCTGTAATGTAGTAGGAAGTACTGCATCCCGTGAGGCTGATGGAGTCTTCTATACTCACTCAGGACCTGAAATAGGAGTAGCATCAACGAAGGCTTTTACCTCTCAAATAGTAGCTCTATATATTTTTACTTTTGCTCTTTCCAAGGCAAAGAGAGCAAATCCAGCTGATATTAACGAAATTTTCTTAAGTAAGCTTTTTCATCTTCCAACAATGGCAGAGAAGGCTTTAAAGCTTGAAGATAAAATTCATCAACTTGCAAAGGAAGTTTACAAAAAACCGAATTTTCTATATCTTGGAAGAGGGCTTAACTATCCTGTTGCCCTTGAAGGAGCTCTCAAACTCAAAGAAATCTCCTATATTCATGCAGAAGGTTATGCTGCCGGTGAGATGAAACATGGACCAATCGCACTTGTGGAAGAGGGATTCCCGGTTGTTTTCATTGTTTCCGATGATCTATATCTTGAAAAAACACTATCTAATATGGAAGAGATAAAGGCAAGAGATGGTTTTATAATAACCATTTCAAGCAGTAAAGAAGAAAAACTTAAAAAGTTATCTGATAGATTTATCTATGTGGAAGGAATAAACAGTTATCTTAACACAGTGCTTTTCAGTATTCCTCTTCAGTTGCTTGCTTATCATGTGGCAATTCTCAGAGGATGCGACGTGGATCAACCAAGAAATCTTGCAAAAAGTGTTACTGTTGAATAA